One segment of Drosophila ananassae strain 14024-0371.13 chromosome 3R, ASM1763931v2, whole genome shotgun sequence DNA contains the following:
- the LOC6497538 gene encoding C-type lectin 37Da yields MLKATVLFCFLLASVKIGWTYEKFTIQMNEGNAVGAEVKSEPFIKINNGYYYFGRENVNWYEAYEKCRRFDSELVTFETDGEFDAVSSYLMANTANENLWTSGNDLAKTGSHRWFSNGQTMNSLRWARNQPDNAGQREHCVHMGFIYPDSKKYELNDRPCSHHDQSLFKYICEAPKMETISIVVWK; encoded by the exons ATGCTGAAAGCCACGGTTCTATTCTGTTTTTTACTCGCGAGTGTGAAGATTGGATGGACTTATGAAAAGTTTACCATTCAAATGAATGAAg GCAATGCCGTTGGTGCGGAAGTCAAATCGGAGccatttattaaaataaataatgggTATTACTACTTCGGAAGAGAGAATGTGAACTGGTACGAAGCCTACGAGAAGTGCCGGCGATTCGACTCCGAGCTGGTTACTTTCGAAACGGACGGAGAGTTCGATGCGGTGTCCAGCTACCTGATGGCCAATACGGCCAACGAAAACCTCTGGACCTCGGGCAACGACTTGGCCAAGACCGGAAGCCACAGGTGGTTCTCGAATGGCCAGACCATGAACAGCCTGCGATGGGCTCGCAATCAGCCAGACAATGCCGGCCAACGGGAGCACTGCGTCCACATGGGCTTCATATATCCCGATTCCAAGAAGTACGAACTAAACGATCGTCCCTGCTCCCACCACGATCAGAGTCTGTTCAAGTACATTTGTGAGGCCCCCAAGATGGAAACCATATCCATAGTGGTTTGGAAATAA
- the LOC6497539 gene encoding alkaline phosphatase, with translation MEKRSDVAGNSSKFRKLSDADIAEVQLNNLDSNPKDEIEIGSTNSTEIARFNGSPEQAQRWFTSRFFIFSVIFSCLLITAMCIGFVVHYAKSGDVGDMDTVSYWPVKLPPEQQEWYDRGINELKKAVSREFNRRRAKNVILFVGDGMGPNTVTAARIYGFKEEGLLAWENFPHMGLLKTYCADKQVPDSFSTGTALFGGVKVNYETGGVDANVPLGNCTASQNEDHHVQTILKWAQVDGMRTGFVTTTRVTHATPAALYAHVPDRRWECETGMKPEDRAQGCMDIARQLVENPTGQRINVIMGGGRQMLVSNVTDSAADPLDTWASKSGDGRDLIRDWRQLKEAEGVSHAVVQNNRELWNLNGENTDYVLGIFANGHLMYDHERDRSEAGMPSLSNMTLKAMEVLGNSDKGFLLVVEAGLIDQAHHRGKARKALHEVLELNTAVETTLNFLKSTDRLDETLVVVTADHSHSLTINGHPERGSSILGLAGKSKTEDTPYTTLTYGTSYQGFQVDPETQKRKNPTEEDITDWEYTQQAAINTDENLHGGSDVTIHAEGAMSYLFHGVHEQSYVAHAISYALRIGRFRDSSIAETLAELTPL, from the coding sequence ATGGAAAAGAGAAGTGATGTGGCCGGTAACAGCTCGAAATTTAGAAAGCTCAGCGATGCGGATATAGCCGAAGTGCAGCTTAATAATCTGGACTCCAATCCGAAGGATGAGATCGAAATTGGAAGTACCAACAGTACGGAGATCGCCAGATTCAATGGCAGTCCGGAGCAGGCTCAGAGATGGTTTACATCGAGGTTCTTTATCTTCTCCGTGATATTCTCGTGCCTCCTGATCACCGCCATGTGCATCGGATTCGTGGTCCACTACGCCAAGAGTGGCGATGTGGGGGACATGGACACCGTCAGCTACTGGCCCGTCAAGCTGCCCCCGGAGCAGCAGGAGTGGTACGATCGGGGCATAAACGAGCTGAAGAAAGCAGTGTCCCGGGAATTCAATCGACGTCGGGCCAAGAATGTAATCCTTTttgtgggcgacggtatgggCCCGAATACGGTGACCGCTGCCCGGATCTACGGATTCAAGGAAGAGGGTCTCCTTGCCTGGGAGAACTTCCCGCACATGGGTCTGCTGAAGACCTACTGTGCCGACAAGCAAGTTCCGGACTCATTCTCCACGGGCACGGCTCTCTTCGGCGGAGTCAAGGTCAATTACGAGACTGGGGGAGTGGACGCCAATGTCCCGCTGGGAAACTGCACCGCCTCCCAGAACGAAGACCATCATGTCCAGACCATACTGAAGTGGGCCCAGGTGGACGGAATGCGAACAGGATTTGTGACCACTACCCGGGTCACCCACGCCACTCCGGCAGCCCTCTACGCCCATGTTCCTGATCGCCGGTGGGAGTGCGAGACGGGAATGAAACCGGAGGACAGGGCTCAGGGATGCATGGACATAGCCCGTCAGCTGGTTGAGAATCCCACGGGGCAGCGGATTAACGTCATCATGGGTGGAGGTCGCCAAATGTTGGTTTCCAACGTCACTGATTCCGCTGCCGATCCACTGGACACGTGGGCCAGCAAATCCGGAGACGGACGTGATCTCATCCGGGATTGGCGGCAGCTCAAGGAGGCGGAAGGGGTGTCCCATGCCGTGGTGCAGAACAACAGGGAGTTGTGGAATCTCAATGGGGAAAACACCGACTACGTCCTGGGGATTTTCGCCAACGGACATCTCATGTACGACCATGAGCGGGATCGCAGCGAGGCCGGCATGCCGTCTCTGTCCAACATGACCCTGAAGGCCATGGAGGTCCTGGGCAACAGTGACAAAGGATTCCTGCTGGTGGTTGAGGCTGGACTGATCGATCAGGCCCATCACAGAGGAAAGGCCCGGAAAGCACTCCACGAAGTCCTGGAACTCAATACGGCAGTGGAGACCACTCTGAACTTTCTGAAATCCACGGATCGGTTGGATGAGACACTGGTTGTAGTGACTGCCGATCATTCGCACAGTCTGACCATAAACGGCCACCCAGAAAGAGGCTCCAGCATTCTGGGACTTGCCGGGAAATCCAAGACAGAGGACACCCCCTACACCACGCTCACCTACGGCACCAGCTACCAGGGCTTCCAGGTGGATCCGGAAACGCAGAAACGAAAGAATCCAACGGAGGAGGACATCACCGACTGGGAGTATACCCAGCAGGCAGCCATCAACACGGACGAGAATCTCCATGGCGGCTCGGATGTCACCATCCATGCCGAGGGCGCCATGTCCTACTTGTTCCACGGAGTCCATGAGCAGAGCTACGTGGCACACGCTATATCCTATGCCCTGCGGATCGGTAGATTCCGGGACAGCTCCATCGCCGAGACCTTGGCGGAGCTGACGCCTTTGTAG
- the LOC6502434 gene encoding uncharacterized protein LOC6502434, with amino-acid sequence MHFLHLHDDCLDLIFANLEMDDLLPLYNQIDTRFDEAIGRQLHRFRDLMFSMREPPVFNENLMLLLGRQLRSLHINVGFSTQEKMVLQYLKPLCQGASETRRLRALKLDHTKWSDDILTAVGKVIPSLVFLDLRQCDVRDNQIAQLLESADKLRALALLHLNNQTGDSHWQPQILNRTPSLELIHITVLGPLPFSPEELTQQCPKISFIVRYLIKNEVEAYGPPANLDYFKYGLWTLEGLYSLP; translated from the coding sequence ATGCATTTTCTACACCTTCACGATGACTGCCTGGATCTCATTTTTGCCAATCTCGAGATGGATGATCTTCTGCCACTCTACAACCAGATAGACACTCGATTTGATGAAGCTATTGGAAGACAGCTCCACCGCTTCCGCGATCTGATGTTCAGCATGCGAGAGCCCCCAGtgtttaatgaaaatttaatgTTATTGTTGGGCCGGCAGCTGAGGAGCCTGCACATCAATGTGGGCTTCTCCACGCAGGAGAAGATGGTCCTGCAATACCTGAAGCCCCTCTGCCAAGGAGCCTCCGAGACCCGTCGCCTGAGGGCTTTGAAGCTGGACCACACCAAGTGGTCGGACGACATATTGACAGCCGTGGGCAAGGTGATTCCATCTCTGGTCTTTCTGGACTTGCGTCAATGCGATGTGAGAGATAACCAGATAGCGCAGCTCTTGGAATCGGCAGATAAGTTGCGGGCCCTCGCTCTGCTCCACTTAAACAATCAGACGGGCGACTCCCACTGGCAGCCACAGATATTGAACAGGACGCCCTCCTTAGAACTCATCCATATCACTGTGCTAGGACCCTTGCCATTTTCCCCGGAGGAATTGACCCAACAGTGTCCGAAAATTAGTTTCATCGTGAGATATCTGATAAAAAATGAAGTCGAAGCCTATGGCCCTCCAGCCAATttagattattttaaatatggACTGTGGACTTTAGAAGGACTTTATTCATTGCCATAA